In the genome of Curtobacterium sp. MCLR17_036, the window CGACGGGTCGTGCCTCGTCGCAGAGGTGGCAGCCGGGCTTCGTCAAGAGCGTCACGGTGGGCATGCCCCCAGCGTAACCCGCACCGGACCGCGGCCCGGCGGGGGCGGAGCACGCCCCCGGGAAATGCGAAAGCCCCGGCGAACCGGGGCTTCAGCTGTTGGTCCTTCGACCTACTTCTTGTTGCGACGCTGGTGACGCGTCTTGCGAAGGAGCTTGCGGTGCTTCTTCTTCGCCATGCGCTTGCGACGCTTCTTGATGACAGAACCCATGTGGACCTCGCTCGGACTGATGCTGATGTACGGACACCGGGCCGAAGAGACCGCGGAAAATCAACCTGGTGGAGTCTACCGGGTGGCCGCTGTGATGTCGAACGGGCGGTCAGCCGACGTCGGCGACGCCACCGCGCAGGACCGCGGCGACGGCGGACTCCGGCACGCGGAAGGACCGTCCGAAGCGGATCGCGGGGAGTTCCCCAGCGTGCACCATGCGGTAGACGGTCATCTTCGAGACGCGCATCATCTCGGCGACCTCAGCGACGGTGAGGAAGCGCACGTCGTCGAAACTGCCGGTCATGGTCCGCCTCCGGGTGGCCCGCCCGCCGGCCATGTCGACGCGGCGTGTGGGATCGATGTGACCTGTGTGGTCACTGGTCACTGTAGAGGCGCGTGGGACCCGGTGTCCAGGCTCACTCGCCGTCCTCGTCGCCGCGGCGGGCGAACCGCTTGCGGCTGCGGTCGACGACGCGCTCCCACCCGTGCTGGGCACCGGAGATCGCGGCGTTCGCCCGGTGCGAGGCCTCCGCCATGACCCGCCCGAGCTCGGTGCCGACCTCGACCGTGGCCTTGCCCGCGGCGCCGCTCCGACGGACGGAGACCGGTTGCCCGTCCGGCGTCCAGGCGGTGGTCGCCGGGGTGCCGTCTGCGTCGACGGCCCCGGTGAACGGGAGCACCCAGTCCTCGAGGCGGACGAGGGGTTCCGGGTCGAGCCGGTAGAACCGGTGCTGTCCCTCTTCCCGGCTCGTGACGAGGCCGATGTCGCGCAGGACGCGGAGGTGCTTCGACACGGTCGGCTGGCTCACGCCGAGCCGCTCGACCAGTTGCCCGACGCTGAGTTCGCCGGCTGTGGCGTCCGATCCGTAGGCGGTGAGGAGCGCCCCGAGCAGCTCGCGCCTCGTCGGGTCCGCCACGACGGAGAAGATGTCGGCCATGGGGGCAAGGCTAGCCGGGGCGTCACGGATGTACCATGACGAACCGACCCGGCCCATGTCCTCGGAGGCATACGATGCTCGACCGCACCGAGCCGCTCACGCAGCAGGTGAGCGTGCCCCGTCGGCAGGTCGGACGCATCGCCACGGTGCTCCGCTCCTCACCCTCGCGACTGGCGATCCTCGTGTTCGTCGCGCTCGTCTTCCTGTTCACCGTGCTGTTCATGACCCCGTGGGCCTCGGCGGACGGCACCGGGACACACTTCTCCGACGCCCTGTTCACCGCGGCCTCGGTGGTGTGCGTGACCGGGCTCGCCACGGTCGACATGGCGACGCACTGGTCGGTGTTCGGCAAGACCCTCGTGGTGATCGGCACCCAGATCGGCGCGGTCGGGGTCCTGACCTTCGCGTCGATCCTCGGGCTGTTCGTCACCCGCAAGCTCGGGCTCCGCGCCAAGCTCATGGCCGCCGGCGACTCGAACCCGCTCCGCACCCACCACGGGGCGGTCCCGGAGGGCCAGGCCGTCCGGCTCGGCGAGGTCGGCACGCTGCTCGCGACCGTCGCGGTGAGCACGCTGTCCATCGAGATCGTGCTCGGCCTGCTGCTCCTGCCGTCGGTCCTGCTCGCCGGCATCCCGTTCTGGACGGCCGTCGGTGACTCCTTCTACTACGCGGCGATGGCGTTCACGAACACGGGGTTCGCGCCGAACGCCGAGGGGCTGACGCCGTTCGCGCACGACTACTGGTTCCTCTCGCTCCTCATGGTCGGCGTCGTGGCCGGGTCGATCGGCTTCCCGGTGATCCGGGCCCTGACGAAGCAGCTCCGCACGCCCCGACGGTGGCCGATCCACGTCAAGCTGACGCTCGCCACCAGCGCGGTGCTGCTCGTCGGCGGTGCGATCGTCTACATCGCGCTCGAGGCCTCGAACCCGACCACCTTCGGCGACGAGGGCGCCGGCCGCACGGCGTTCCAGGCGCTCTTCCTGTCGACGATGACGCGGTCCGGCGGGTTCTCGCTCGTCGACTTCGACCAGCTGAACGGCTCGAGCCTGCTCGTCACGGACATGCTCATGTTCATCGGCGGCGGCTCGGCGTCGACCGCCGGCGGCATCAAGGTGACGACGCTCGCCGTGCTGTTCCTCGCCGCGGTCGCCGAGGCCCGCGGCCGCCAGAGCATGGAGGCGTTCGGCCGCCGGATCCCGAGCGACGTGCTCCGCGTGGCCGTCGCGGTCGTGCTCTGGGGCGCCACGATCGTCGCCGTCGCCACCGTCGTGCTCCTGCAGATCACGCACGAGTCGCTCGACCGGGTGCTGTTCGAGGTGATCTCGGCGTTCGCGACGTGCGGGTTGTCCTCCGGGGTCTCGGCCGAGCTGCCGGAGTCCGGCAAGTACGTCCTCGCCGCCACCATGTTCCTCGGCCGGGTCGGTACAGTGACGATCGCCGCTGCCCTGGCCGCCAGCCAGAGCCGGCAGCTGTTCCGCCGTCCCGAGGAGAGGCCGATCGTTGGCTGACCGAACACGTCGATCGCACCCGACCGGTGCGATCAGTCACGACGCCCCCGTCCTGGTCATCGGCCTGGGCCGCTTCGGCGCCGCCACCGCCGGGCAGCTCGAACGCCAGGACCGCGAGGTCCTGGTCGTCGACACCGACGCCGGCCTCGTGCAGAAGTGGTCCGACCGCGTGACGCACGCGGTGCAGGCGGACGCGACGGACATCGACGCCCTGCGTCAGATCGGCGCGCAGGACTTCGCGATCGCGGTCGTCGGCACCGGCAGCGACCTCGAGTCGAGCGTCCTCATCACCGCGAACCTGGTCGACCTCGGCATCCCGCAGATCTGGGCGAAGGCGATCAGCCGCTCGCACGGCACGATCCTGTCCCGCATCGGTGCGAACCACGTCGTCTACCCGGAGCGCGAGGCCGGCGAGCGCACCGCGCACCTGGTGTCCGGGCGGATGCTCGACTTCATCGAGTTCGACGACGACTTCGCCGTGGTCAAGATGCACCCGCCCAAGGCGGTGCGCGGCAAGGACCTCGCGACGACGGTCATCCGCACCCGCTTCGGCCTCACCGTGCTCGGCATCAAGCCGCCGGGCAGCCCCTTCGTGCCGGCGACGCCGGAGAGCGTCATCGGCGAGGACGACGTCATCATCGTCTCCGGGTCCGAGACGGACCTCGAGCGCTTCGCGGGGTTCGAGTAGCGCTGCCCGCTCAGCGGGGAACCGCTACGACGCGGCGATCTCCTCGGCCCGCGCGATCGCGGCGCGGGAGGCGCGCAGGAACGTGTCGGACAGGTCGGCGTCCTGCAGGACGGCGACGGCGCGCTCGGTCGTGCCCTTCGGGCTCGTCACGGCACGGCGCAGGTCGGCGGGTTCCCGCCCGGACCGTCCGAGCAGTTCGACGGCGCCGCGCATCGTGCCGCGCACCATGGTCGCGGCCTGCTCCGGCGTGAAGCCGAGGGCCTCGGCGGCCTGCTGCCACTGCTCGACGACCAGGAAGACGTAGGCGGGCCCCGACCCGGACACCGCGGACAGGGCGTCGAGCTGCGACTCCGGCACGGCGACGACCTCGCCGGACGCGGTGAAGACCGACGACGCGAGCGCGACGGCCGCGTCGTCGGCAGAGGCCCCCGCGCTGATGCCGGTGACGCCGAGACCGACGCCGACGGGGGTGTTCGGCAGCGCCCGGACGACGCGCACGCCGGCGGGGACGAGCGCCTCCATGCTCGCCGTGGTCGTGCCGACGGCGACGCTCACGACGACCGCGTCAGGGGCGAGGTCGGGCGCGACCTCGGCGAGCAGGTCGGCGATGCCGTACGGCTTCACGCCGAGCACGACGAGGGCCGCGCCACGGACAGCGGCGCGGTTCGCGTCCGGGTCGGTGTCCGTCGCGACGGCGTGGAGCCCGCGCTCGCGGTGCGCGGCGGCCGACGCCTCGGACCGGGTGGTCAGCGTCACGGTCGCCGGGTCGAGCCCGGCGGCGAGCAGGCCGTCGAGGACGGCCCCGGACATGGAGCCGACGCCGAGCATGGCGGTGCGGGGCAGGTCGATGGTCATGCTGCCGACCCTACCGACCGCGCTCCCCTAGGATCGTCATCCAGAACCGGGAGAAGGGGACGGCCGTGAGCGCTTCTGGAGGCACGAGGGCGATCTTCGCCGCGCTCGGTGCGAACGTCGGCATCGCGATCGTGAAGTTCGTCGCCGCGGCGATCAGCGGCTCGGCCTCGATGCTCGCCGAGGGCGTGCACTCGCTCGCCGACTCCGCGAACCAGCTCCTGCTGCTGCTCGGCGGTCGTCGCGCCCGTCGCGCCGCCGACCAGGAGCACCCGTTCGGCTACGGGCGCGAGCGGTACGTGTACGCCTTCGTCGTGTCGATCATCCTGTTCTCGGTCGGCGGGGTGTTCTCGCTCTACGAGGGCATCGAGAAGCTCCGGCACCCGCACCCGCTCGACAACTGGTGGCTGCCGCTCGTGGTCCTCGTCATCGCGATCGGGCTCGAGGGCTTCTCGCTGCGCACCGCCCTGCGCGAGGCCCGCCCGCACAAGGGCACGCAGAGCTGGGTGCAGTTCGTGCGTCGGGCGAAGGCCCCGGAACTGCCGGTCGTCATGCTCGAGGACACCGCGGCCCTGCTCGGCCTGGTCTTCGCCCTGTTCGGCGTCGGCCTCACCGCACTCACCGGGGACGGGCTCTACGACGCCCTCGGCACGATCGCGATCGCGGTGCTGCTCATCGCGGTCGCCGTCGTCCTCGGCATCGAGACGAAGAGCCTGCTCGTCGGCGAGGGCGCGACGGCGGCCGACGCCGAGCGCATCCGCCACGCCGTGCTCGACGGCCCCGAGGTCGACTCGATCATCCACATCAAGACCCTGTACCTCGGCCCCGACGAGCTCATGGTCGGCGTGAAGGTCGCGGTCGACGGCGACCGCCGCCTCGGCGACGTCGCGGCCGGCATCGACGCCGTCGAGCAGCGCGTCCGTGCCGCCGTGCCGATCGCACGCGTGATCTACGTCGAGCCGGACGTGCTCCGGACCGGTCCGCAGCCGCCGACCGAGTCGATCGTCATCCGCGCCGCCGACTGAGGCCGACCCCGCCCGTTCGTCGTCGGTGTCACCGCGGATGCAGGACCCCTCAGCGTCGCTCGGCGAAGAACGCGTCGAGCAGTCCGGCGCACTCCCCCTCGAGAACACCCCCGACGACCTCGGACCGGTGCGGCAGCCGGCGGTCCCGCGCGACGTCGTAGACGCTGCCGCTCGCCCCGGCCTTCGGGTCCCACGCGCCGAACACGACGCGGGGCACCCGCGCCGCCAGGACCGCGCCGGCGCACATGACGCACGGCTCGAGGGTGACGACGAGCGTGTGGTCGGACAGGTGCCAGTCGCCGGTCGCCCGTGCCGCGGCCCGGAGTGCCAGCACCTCGGCGTGCGCGGTCGGGTCCTGCAGTGCCTCGCGCTCGTTCCGCCCGGTCGCCACGACCGCGCCGTCCCGGTCGAGGACGACCGCGCCGACGGGGACGTCACCGGTCGCCAGGCACGCCCTGGCCTCGTCGAGCGCCCGCTGCATGGCGGGGACGAACGGGCGGGCTGCTGGGGCTTCCACGGTCTCTCCTGGCGGTCGGCGGCACGGTAGGCTCGACCCTATGCGAGTCCACGTCGCCGACCACCCGCTCATCACCCACAAGCTCTCGGTGCTCCGCGACCGGACCACACCCTCCCCCACGTTCCGCGCCCTCACCGAGGAACTCGTCACGCTCCTGGCGTACGAGGCCACGCGCAACGTCCGGGTCACCGCGACGCCGATCGACACCCCGGTCGCCCACACGATGGGCGTCGCGATCGCGAAGCCGCGCCCGCTCGTCGTGCCGATCCTGCGCGCCGGCCTCGGCATGCTCGAGGGCATGGTCAAGCTGGTCCCGACGGCCGAGGTCGGCTTCCTCGGCATGGCGCGCAACGAGGAGACCCTCGAGCCGCAGACCTACGCCGAGCGCCTGCCGGACGACCTGTCCGGTCGTCAGTGCTTCGTGCTCGACCCGATGCTCGCCACCGGTGGCACGCTCGCCGCGGCCATCGACTTCCTGTTCGCCCGCGGCGCGGAAGAGGTCACCTGCGTGTGCATCCTCGGCGCCCCGGAGGGCCTCGCGATGGTCGAAGAGGCGGTCGGTGACCGCAACGTCTCGATCGTGCTCGGCGCGCTCGACGAGAAGCTCGACGAGAACGGCTACATCGTGCCCGGTCTCGGCGACGCCGGCGACCGCCTCTACGGTCTGGCCGAGTAGGCGGTCGACCGTACCGACGATCGACGGGAGGCCCGTGGCGACACCGCCACGGGCCTCCCGTCGTCCGTCAGGCCGGTCCGCCACCTGCGCGCACAGCGGACCGTCCATCCGGACGGTTGACACCGCCTTGGTATACCGCCGATACTCGTCGCATGACTGCAACCGTGTCCACCCGCGTCCTCACCGAGGCCCAGGGGACTGCCGGCATGATGATGCCGGTCGCCGTCATGCGTTGTCGAATGTGTGCCTGATCGGTACCCGTTCCAGCCGGATCCCCCGCGACACCATCCCCGTCGCGAGCGCGTGATCCCCGGGTGACCACATCGGTCGACGACGAGCACGTCGCGACGAGGTCCGTCACCCCTCCCCCCGGGTCCGCCCCGGTCCGCAGCAGGACCGCAGGGCTCGACGGCGTCAGCCGTACCCGGGTCGACGCATTCGACACCGGCCGCCGCGCCACCCGCGAACCGGCCACACCGCACGGAAGATCCCCATGTCGCTCACCATCGCCCAGCCCCGCCCCTCGCTCCGCTCCGCGGCGCCCGCCTCGACCGACCTCGGCACCGTCACGCCGATCCGCCCGCGCCCGGCGTCACCGGCAGCGGTCGCGGCCGCCGTCCCGACCAGTCCCGTCGTCGCCCCGCAGCGGAACCGGTCGCTGCCGGAGGGCACCGAGGCCCGCGGCTTCGCGCTGTACGTCGGCCTCGACGAAGCGAAGGCCGCCGCGGCCGGAACCACGCTCGCCGCGGTGGTCGAACAGCTCAAGGCGCTCACCGCGCAGCTCGTGCCCGGCGCCGAGACGTACGCCGCGGTGGCGGTCGCGGCCGAGCACTCCGGTGGCCGGGACGTCGACGTCGTCCGGCTCGCGCTGCAGGACCGCTCCGCCGTCGCCGCACGCAAGCAGGCCGACAAGCCCGAGCCCGAGGAGACCGGGGTCGTCATCGACATCTCGCGCAAGCGGGTCGCGCTCGACGGCGAGGTCGCTCCCCTGACCTACAAGGAGTTCGAGCTCCTGCAGTTCCTCGTCCTGCGCGAGGGCCAGACGGTCGAGCGTGCAGCCATCATCGAGGGCCTGTGGTCCGACGGCGAGGACGAGACCCCGAACGAGCGCACGATCGACGTGCACGTCCGGCGACTCCGCTCGAAGCTCGGTGCGTTCGAGGAGATCGTGCGGACGGTCCGTGGTGTCGGCTACCGGTTCGACCGGCACGCCGACGTCGCCGTGCGCTACGCGTCGACGCCGTCGCCCGACCTCTTCTGAGGCGCATCGGGAGCTCTTGGTGAACTCCCAGGGGACGACCGCTCGTCGGGCTGGCGCGCCGTTACCGCTTCGTTATACAGTCGGTCGTGCAGTCGGTGTTTGCTGTGGCACCGGCTGTGGAATGTGATTGCAGGAAACTCTTGGTGCAAGGGAGAGGGCCGGTCGTCCGCGAGGACGGCCGGCCCTCGCGCACGTCCGGGTCCGGACGCTGACGGACGCGAGGTCGCACGTCCTGCCGGGTCGCCGGCTGACGCGAGGTCGCACGTCCTGTCGTCCGGCCGGCGCTCGGCCGACACGTCGTGCGACCCCGGCGGGCGCGAGCGGCACGTCGGGCGACCGGGTCACTCCGGACCCGCGGCACAGGACGGACGACACCACGGCCGTGGCGGCCTCCCGCCCGGCCACGTGCGGCGCGCCCGCCACCGGACCCGTGTCAGCGCCCGTCGGTACTGTGGACGGACCGTACGACCGGAAGGAGCGCGACCGTGAGCGAATCACGCCGCACGGAGAAGGCGACCGCCGTCGCCGCCTGGGAAGCACTGTTCCGGGCGCAGGTGACCGTGATGCGGAGCCTCAACGCGGACTTCCCCGGCGGTGAGATCTCCTTCAACGAGTACGACGTCTGCTTCAACCTGTCGACGCAGCCGGGTCGCCGCTGCCGCATGCGCGACCTCACCGGCCACCTGCTGCTCACGCAGCCGAGCGTCAGCCGCCTGGTCGACCGCCTGCTCGCCCGCGGCATCGTCGAGAAGCAGCCGGACCCGACGGACGCCCGCGGCGTCATCGTCGCCCTGACGCCGCACGGCTTCGACGTCTACCGGCAGGTGGCCGTGCAGCACGCCGCGAGCATCGCCCAGCAGGTCGGCGCCGGGCTCTCGGACACCGAGCTGCGCACCCTCACCGAGCTCTGCACGAAGCTCCGCGTCGCGGTCGGCTCGACCCCGGCCCGGCGACCAGCACGGGCACTGGCCGACGCCGACACGGTGACGGCGTGACCGGCGCCGTCGTCTGGCTGCGGGACGACCTGCGCCTGGCCGACAACCCGGCCCTGCGCGCCGGCATCGACCACGGCGGACCCCTCACGGTGGTCTACGTCCTCGACGACGAGTCGGACGGCATCCGTCCCCTCGGCGCCGCGAGCCGCTGGTGGCTCCACCACTCGCTGACCGCCCTCGACGCCGAGCTGCAGGAACGTGGCTCGCGACTCGTCCTGCGCCGTGGACCCGCGGCCGAGGTCGTCGACCAGCTCGTCACCGACGCCGACGCCGACGCCGTGTACTGGAACCGACGGTACGGCTCCGCCGAGCGCGACCTCGACGCGGGCATCAAGAGCGCCCTGCACGACCGCGGGGTCGAGGCCCACAGCTTCGCCGCGAACCTGCTCTGGGAACCGTGGACCGTGCTCACCGGGCAGGGCGAGCCGTACAAGGTGTTCACGCCGTTCTGGCGCGCGGCACAGGCGATGCCCGAGCCGCGGCACCCGCTGCCGGAGCCCCGCGACCTGCCCGACCCGACCGGGGTCGCGAGCGACACCCTCGCCGACTGGGACCTGCTCCCGACGACGCCCGACTGGGCGGGAGGGCTGCGCGACGCGTGGGAGCCGGGCGAGCTCGGCGCCCACCGTCGACTCGAGCACTTCGTCGAGAACGCGCTCGAGGACTACGACCAGCGCGACGAACCCGCCATGGCCGCCACGAGCGACCTGTCCCCGCACCTGCGTTGGGGCGAGGTCAGCCCGTACCAGGTGTGGCACCGCCTGCACGGTCGGCTCGAGCCGGAACAGCGCCAGAACGCCTCGGCGTTCCTGCGCCAGCTCGCGTGGCGCGAGTTCAACTGGAACGAGTACTTCCACTGCGAGGACATCACGACCGTCAACGTGCGTCGTGAGTTCGACGCGTTCCCGTGGCGCGACCCGTCCGAGGCCGAGGTCGACCGCTGGCGGCAGGGGACGACCGGGATCGACCTCGTCGACGCCGGCATGCGCGAGCTCTGGCACTCCGGCGCGATGCACAACCGCGTCCGGCTGGCGACCGCGAGCTTCCTGGTGAAGAACATGCTCGTCGACTGGCGGGTGGGCGAGCAGTGGTTCTGGGACACGCTGGTCGACGCCGACTCTGCCAACAACGCCGCGAACTGGCAGTGGGTCGCCGGATCCGGGTTCGACGCCGCGCCCTACTTCCGCGTGTTCAACCCCGATCGGCAGCTCGAGCGGTTCGACCCGCACCGCGAGTACGTCCGCCGGTGGGTGCCCGCCGACGAGGACCGCCCCGAGCCGATGGTCGACCTGAAGGCCACCCGGCAGCGAGCGCTCGACGCCTACGACCAGATGCGCCGCTCGTGACCGTGCAGCGCTCCGTCGAACCCGCCGTCCTCGACCAGGTCGACGCGGTCTTCCGCGACCGTGTCGAGCGCGGCACGGCGCCGAGCAGCGTCTGGGGCGTGTTCGACCGCACGGGCCTCGTGGCGTCGGGCGGGCACGGCGACCGGGGCGACGGACAGCAGCCGGACGCCGACACCGTCTACCGCATCGCGTCCTGCACGAAGAGCGTCACCGCCGCCACGCTCCTGACCCTCGTCGCCGACGGGCGGCTCGACCTCGACGCCCCGGTCACGGCGTTCGTGCCGGCCTTCGCCGCGGTCGCCCTGCCCGGTCCGGACGCCCCGGTGCCCACCGTGCGGATGCTCCTGACGATGTCCGGCGGGTTCCCCACGGACGACCCGTGGGCCGACCGGCAGGAATCGATGCGCGACGGCGAGCTGGACGACGTCCTGCGCGACGGACTGCTGTTCGACTCGGTGCCCGGCACCCGCTTCGCCTACTCGAACACCGGCTACGCCCTGCTCGGCCGGGTCGTGTCCGCCGTCACCGGCCGCCCGTTCCCCGAGGTCGCGGCCGACACGGTGCTCCGGCCGCTCGGACTCGACCGGACGGTGTTCGCGGTCGAGCAGGCCACCGGGCACGTCGTCACCGGCTTCCGTCCGCACGAGGGGTCGTGGGAGCCCCTGCCGTTCACGGGACCCGGCGCGTTCTCGTCGATCGGCGGGCTCTTCTCCACCGTCGCCGACCTCGCCCGGTGGGGTACGCACCTGGCCTCCGCGTTCTCGGACGCCCCGGAACCCGGACCGGTGTCGCCGGCCGACCGTCGCCTCATGCAGCAGGCGATGCGGGTGGTCCCCCCGTCGGTCGTACCGACCTCGACCCGTTCGACCGCGTACGGCTTCGGGCTGTTCGTCGAACAGGACGACCGCTTCGGTGAACTCGTGTCGCACTCCGGCGGCTACCCCGGGTTCTCGGCACACATGCGGTGGTCCGTGCGCGACGGCCTCGGCGTCGTCGCGTTCGAGAACGCCACGCAGGCCAAGGTGTCCGTCGCCGCACAGCAGGCGCACGACCTCGTCCTGGCGGCGGCTGCGACCGGCGACGAGGTGCACGCTGGCGGCGGTGCGACCACCGCAGCCGCCGGGGTGCAGGCGACCGCCCGTGCGACGCGGGCGGCGCAGGTCGCCGTGACGGGCCTCCTGGCCGACTGGCGCGACGACGTGGCGGACGCGATCTGCACGCCCAACGTGGCGATGGACGTGCCGTACGACCGACGACGGCGTGCCGTCGCGGCCGCGATCGCCGAGGTCGGGGCGGACCTGACCGCCGCGCCGGTGCAGGAGCAGTCATACGCGCCGTCGCACCTGCGCTGGTGGCTGCCGGGCAGCTGCGGCCGACTGCGGATCGAGATCCGCCTCGCGCCCCTCGCCGCCGGGCGGGTCCAGACCCTGACCGTCGTCGCCGAGTCCGCCGAGCGCTGACCGCCGTCGTCGCCCGGAGGTGGGTCCGCAGCCCTAGCGCGCCTTCCGGCCCACTGATATACTTGCCGTCAACATGTGACCGGTCGAGCGACCGCCGCCCACCGACGGAGAAGCGATGCCCCGGAAGCCCGACCCCACGCTCAAGCCGGCGATCCTCGAGAAGGTCACCGAGCACCTGCTCGACACCAAGCTCGAGGACGTCTCCGTCCGGAGCCTCGGCCGGGTCCTCGGTACGAGCGCCTACCCGATCGTGTACCACTTCGGCACACGAGAGGCCCTGATCCAGGCGGTCGTCGACCACCTCGCCGAGACCGTCACCGCCGCCGACCTCGACCCGGCGTCGGACCACGCAGCACTGGCCGACTGGCTCGTCACGACGTTCGGCGGTCTCGACCACCCGGAGCGCGCACTCGCCGCCCGGCTCACCTTCGAGCTCGGCTCGGTCGAGGCGCTCGACGGCCACCGCCACCAGCACGCGGCACACCGGGGCCGGGTCGAGACGATCACCGCGTGGGTCGTCGCCCACGGCACTCCACCGGACGACGCCGAGCTCCTCGCGCAGGACGCCGTCCTCGCCGCACGCGGCGCACAGTGGGGGTTCCTCGTCGATCCCGAGCACACCGACGTCGACGCGGCCCTGCGGGCGGTCGCGGACGACCTGGCCGCGAGCACCGGAGCCGTCCGGGCCTGACGACGACCGCCGCGATGCCGGGACGACGACGGAGCGGTCCGACCACGACCACCCGCCGCCGGGACGACGACGGGGCACGGTGCCGTCGGCACCGTGCCCCGTCGTCAGGGTCGGGTCAGCGTGTGACCCGTCGCACGTGTCTCAGACCGTGACGAAGGACTGCGACTTCGCGTTGGCGAAGCGCGCCGCGACGTTCTCCCAGTCGACGATGTTCCAGACGGCCTTCACGTAGTCGGCCTTGACGTTGAGGTAGTCGAGGTAGAAGGCGTGCTCCCACATGTCGAGCAGGAAGATCGGCACCAGACCGAACGGCACGTTGGCCTGCTGGTCGAACAGCTGGAAGGTGGTCAGCTTCTGGCCGACGGTGTCCCAGGCCAGGACGGCCCAACCGGAGCCCTGGATGCCGTTCGCGACGGCGGCGAACTGCGCCTGGAACTTCTCGAACGAACCGAAGAACTCGTCGATCGCCGCGGCGAGCTCGCCCTCCGGGACCTTGGTGTCCGGGCCGAGGTTGGTCCAGAAGATCGAGTGGTTGACGTGGCCACCGAGGTGGAACGCCAGGTCCTTCTCGAGCTTGTTGATCGCCCCGAAGTTGCCCGACTCGCGAGCTTCGCCGAGCTGCTGCAGGGCGGTGTTCGCGCCGGTGACGTAGGCCTGGTGGTGCTTGTCGTGGTGCAGCTGCATGATCTTGCCGCTGATGTGCGGCTCGAGTGCGGCGTAGTCGTACGGCAGCTCCGGCAGGGTGTACTCAGCCATGTGAGTTCCTTTCGATCAGTGGGTTGCGGATGGGATCCCGCGGCTCACGAGAGCCGGGAACGATCGGTGAGGGAGTGGAATTCCCGGTTGTGGTAGACCAGCGGCTCGCCGCGGTCGAGCCCGACGATGATGTCCAGGACCTCGGCGACGACGACGGTCGAGCTGCCGATGGGGGTCGTGGACAGCGGACGGCAGCGCAGTGCACTCGCCGTGTCCGGCAGGTAGCGGTCGCCGGAGGGCAGCGTCCCCCAGATCGGGTCGTCGGCGGCCGGGCTGCCGGTCGAGGCGAAGCGACGGGCGAGGTCGACGCCGCGGGAGTCGACGAGGTGCACGACGAACACGGGGGCTCCGAGCACGACGCCGGCGGAGCCGGAGTTCGTCGAGAGCGAGAACACCAGGACCGGCGGGTCGACG includes:
- a CDS encoding winged helix-turn-helix domain-containing protein, whose translation is MSLTIAQPRPSLRSAAPASTDLGTVTPIRPRPASPAAVAAAVPTSPVVAPQRNRSLPEGTEARGFALYVGLDEAKAAAAGTTLAAVVEQLKALTAQLVPGAETYAAVAVAAEHSGGRDVDVVRLALQDRSAVAARKQADKPEPEETGVVIDISRKRVALDGEVAPLTYKEFELLQFLVLREGQTVERAAIIEGLWSDGEDETPNERTIDVHVRRLRSKLGAFEEIVRTVRGVGYRFDRHADVAVRYASTPSPDLF
- a CDS encoding MarR family winged helix-turn-helix transcriptional regulator: MSESRRTEKATAVAAWEALFRAQVTVMRSLNADFPGGEISFNEYDVCFNLSTQPGRRCRMRDLTGHLLLTQPSVSRLVDRLLARGIVEKQPDPTDARGVIVALTPHGFDVYRQVAVQHAASIAQQVGAGLSDTELRTLTELCTKLRVAVGSTPARRPARALADADTVTA
- a CDS encoding deoxyribodipyrimidine photo-lyase, with translation MTGAVVWLRDDLRLADNPALRAGIDHGGPLTVVYVLDDESDGIRPLGAASRWWLHHSLTALDAELQERGSRLVLRRGPAAEVVDQLVTDADADAVYWNRRYGSAERDLDAGIKSALHDRGVEAHSFAANLLWEPWTVLTGQGEPYKVFTPFWRAAQAMPEPRHPLPEPRDLPDPTGVASDTLADWDLLPTTPDWAGGLRDAWEPGELGAHRRLEHFVENALEDYDQRDEPAMAATSDLSPHLRWGEVSPYQVWHRLHGRLEPEQRQNASAFLRQLAWREFNWNEYFHCEDITTVNVRREFDAFPWRDPSEAEVDRWRQGTTGIDLVDAGMRELWHSGAMHNRVRLATASFLVKNMLVDWRVGEQWFWDTLVDADSANNAANWQWVAGSGFDAAPYFRVFNPDRQLERFDPHREYVRRWVPADEDRPEPMVDLKATRQRALDAYDQMRRS
- a CDS encoding serine hydrolase domain-containing protein, coding for MTVQRSVEPAVLDQVDAVFRDRVERGTAPSSVWGVFDRTGLVASGGHGDRGDGQQPDADTVYRIASCTKSVTAATLLTLVADGRLDLDAPVTAFVPAFAAVALPGPDAPVPTVRMLLTMSGGFPTDDPWADRQESMRDGELDDVLRDGLLFDSVPGTRFAYSNTGYALLGRVVSAVTGRPFPEVAADTVLRPLGLDRTVFAVEQATGHVVTGFRPHEGSWEPLPFTGPGAFSSIGGLFSTVADLARWGTHLASAFSDAPEPGPVSPADRRLMQQAMRVVPPSVVPTSTRSTAYGFGLFVEQDDRFGELVSHSGGYPGFSAHMRWSVRDGLGVVAFENATQAKVSVAAQQAHDLVLAAAATGDEVHAGGGATTAAAGVQATARATRAAQVAVTGLLADWRDDVADAICTPNVAMDVPYDRRRRAVAAAIAEVGADLTAAPVQEQSYAPSHLRWWLPGSCGRLRIEIRLAPLAAGRVQTLTVVAESAER
- a CDS encoding TetR/AcrR family transcriptional regulator — its product is MPRKPDPTLKPAILEKVTEHLLDTKLEDVSVRSLGRVLGTSAYPIVYHFGTREALIQAVVDHLAETVTAADLDPASDHAALADWLVTTFGGLDHPERALAARLTFELGSVEALDGHRHQHAAHRGRVETITAWVVAHGTPPDDAELLAQDAVLAARGAQWGFLVDPEHTDVDAALRAVADDLAASTGAVRA
- a CDS encoding superoxide dismutase; translation: MAEYTLPELPYDYAALEPHISGKIMQLHHDKHHQAYVTGANTALQQLGEARESGNFGAINKLEKDLAFHLGGHVNHSIFWTNLGPDTKVPEGELAAAIDEFFGSFEKFQAQFAAVANGIQGSGWAVLAWDTVGQKLTTFQLFDQQANVPFGLVPIFLLDMWEHAFYLDYLNVKADYVKAVWNIVDWENVAARFANAKSQSFVTV
- a CDS encoding flavin reductase family protein; the protein is MPDEAPATIADAYKSAFRGHPAGVAVITAEGPDGPTGLTASSVASVAVDPPVLVFSLSTNSGSAGVVLGAPVFVVHLVDSRGVDLARRFASTGSPAADDPIWGTLPSGDRYLPDTASALRCRPLSTTPIGSSTVVVAEVLDIIVGLDRGEPLVYHNREFHSLTDRSRLS